A stretch of the Polyangiaceae bacterium genome encodes the following:
- a CDS encoding phosphoribosylformylglycinamidine synthase subunit PurQ codes for MRREVRVLVLTGLGLNCEAETEAAFRLAGARPERVHLLDLLQGTAPRRLAEFPVLAFIGGFAFGDHLGAGFVFANKIRYRLYDQLLEFISRGGLALGVCNGFQTMTRLGLLPGLDGDYRTPRATLAPNDRPGYRDAWVSLGFDSASPCLWTRGLGRMDLPARHGEGKFLASEQTLALLREQHQVVARYLGPDGAPTQDWPANPNGSPDAIAGICDPSGRLFGLMPHPDAFLYPFHHPDWARRRALGEAPSEGAGLAIFRNGVDAAAAALA; via the coding sequence CTGCGGCGCGAGGTGCGCGTGCTGGTACTGACGGGCCTGGGACTGAACTGCGAGGCCGAGACGGAGGCGGCGTTCCGATTGGCCGGGGCGCGCCCCGAGCGCGTGCACCTGCTCGACCTGCTCCAGGGCACGGCTCCGCGGCGCCTGGCGGAGTTCCCGGTGCTGGCGTTCATCGGGGGCTTCGCCTTCGGTGACCACCTGGGCGCTGGCTTCGTGTTCGCCAACAAGATCCGCTATCGCCTCTACGACCAGTTGCTGGAGTTCATCTCGCGCGGCGGGCTGGCGCTCGGGGTGTGCAACGGTTTTCAGACCATGACGCGGCTCGGCCTGCTGCCGGGGCTCGACGGCGACTACCGCACGCCCCGCGCCACGCTCGCGCCCAACGACCGGCCCGGCTATCGCGACGCCTGGGTGAGTCTGGGCTTCGACAGCGCGTCGCCGTGCTTGTGGACGCGCGGGCTCGGGCGCATGGACCTCCCGGCGCGACACGGCGAGGGGAAGTTCCTCGCGTCGGAGCAGACGCTGGCGCTGCTCCGAGAACAGCACCAGGTGGTCGCGCGCTACCTCGGTCCGGATGGCGCGCCGACGCAGGACTGGCCGGCGAACCCCAACGGCTCGCCGGACGCCATCGCGGGCATCTGCGATCCTTCGGGGCGGCTCTTCGGGCTGATGCCGCACCCCGACGCCTTCCTCTATCCGTTCCACCATCCCGACTGGGCGCGGCGCCGAGCGCTGGGTGAAGCGCCCAGCGAGGGCGCGGGCCTGGCGATCTTCAGGAACGGGGTGGACGCGGCGGCGGCCGCGCTCGCCTGA
- a CDS encoding phosphoribosylformylglycinamidine synthase, translating into MTTEPVFRIEVAVRPELPDARGAGVAETVRSFLGIPVARVRTRDVYCISGDLSSAEAEKVRAELTDPVLQVGALGRLEGERFDWALSVGFKPGVTDPVGKSAKVAVEDTLGRKLPDAAAVYTSTLYLVDGVDRGQAERIALELLANPVIQTTRIESHDEWRASAPDLSVPRVQSHDTPRVARIDLSGSDAELERLSKQKLLSLSLAEMRAIRDHFRAQAAGEARKRAGLSEQPTDVELECLAQTWSEHCKHKIFNATVTYREGDGAPETIRSIFKAFVRGTTEAVERALVEREGKSWLVSVFHDNAGVVEHDEQHHLVYKVETHNSPSALDPYGGAITGIVGVNRDPFGTGLGAELLSNVWGYCFASPFHAGPLPKGLLHPRRIRDGVHRGVIDGGNQSGIPYGRGWELFDSRFLGKPLVFCGTVGALPVTIAGRPGHEKGAEPGDAIVMVGGRIGADGIHGATFSSAALDESAPIQAVQIGDPITQKRMFDFLLEARDRGLYRAITDNGAGGLSSSVGEMAEKPGGARLDLEQAPLKYAGLAPWEILLSEAQERMTLAVAPDQVGALLELAARREVEATVIGEFTDSGNLEVRFRGETIGLLDMTFLHEGDPDLDLTARWVPPRFAEPDDPPPVDLGATLTELIGRLNVCSNEEKARHYDHEVKGLTVVKPFVGVAADVPAEASVFLVRHGSLSGYVLSEGVNPFYSDIDCHAMARAVVDEAVRKQLAAGARLDRIALLDNFCWPDPVASADNPDGEYKMAQLVRACRGLYEAAVAYGAPLISGKDSMKNDSRMGGVKISVPPTLLVSAIGRIDDVNTALTLEPKLAGDLVYLLGTTRDETGGSEYYRYRGERAGQHPALGQPAPFVGMKVPLLDLEATRPLYRALESSIRAGLVRSVAVPAKGGLGLALGRMAIAAKLGLDVDLAAAPDLDALAPDVALFSESVGRLVVTIVPSAAADFEARMSGTACRRIGGVSAAPRVVIRRGGALLCDVEVGALEAAFKRTLGGAA; encoded by the coding sequence ATGACGACCGAGCCCGTCTTTCGCATCGAAGTCGCCGTCCGTCCCGAGCTGCCTGACGCCCGCGGCGCGGGGGTCGCCGAGACCGTGAGGAGCTTCCTGGGCATCCCGGTAGCGCGCGTGCGCACCCGGGATGTCTACTGCATCAGCGGCGACCTGAGCTCGGCCGAGGCGGAGAAGGTCCGGGCGGAGCTGACCGATCCGGTGCTTCAGGTGGGCGCCCTCGGGCGGCTGGAGGGCGAGCGCTTCGACTGGGCACTCTCCGTCGGCTTCAAGCCGGGCGTCACCGATCCCGTGGGCAAGAGCGCCAAGGTGGCGGTCGAGGACACCCTGGGTCGCAAGCTGCCCGACGCCGCCGCGGTCTACACCTCGACGCTCTACCTGGTGGACGGAGTGGACCGCGGGCAGGCGGAGCGCATCGCGCTCGAGCTCTTGGCGAACCCGGTGATCCAGACCACGCGCATCGAGTCCCACGACGAGTGGCGCGCGTCGGCCCCGGACCTGTCCGTGCCGCGGGTGCAGAGCCACGACACGCCGCGGGTCGCTCGCATCGACCTCTCCGGCAGCGACGCGGAGCTCGAGCGTCTGAGCAAGCAGAAGCTCCTCTCGCTGTCTTTGGCAGAAATGCGGGCGATCCGCGACCATTTCCGGGCGCAGGCGGCCGGCGAGGCGCGAAAGCGCGCTGGCCTCTCCGAGCAGCCGACGGACGTCGAGCTCGAGTGCCTGGCGCAGACCTGGAGCGAGCACTGCAAGCACAAGATCTTCAACGCCACGGTCACCTACCGCGAAGGGGACGGGGCGCCGGAGACCATTCGCTCCATCTTCAAGGCCTTCGTCCGAGGCACCACGGAAGCCGTGGAGCGCGCGCTCGTCGAGCGCGAGGGCAAGAGCTGGCTCGTGTCCGTGTTCCACGACAACGCCGGCGTGGTCGAGCACGACGAGCAGCACCACCTGGTCTACAAGGTCGAGACACACAACTCGCCGTCCGCCCTCGATCCTTACGGCGGGGCCATCACCGGAATCGTCGGCGTGAACCGCGATCCCTTCGGCACAGGCCTCGGCGCCGAGCTCCTGAGCAACGTCTGGGGCTACTGCTTCGCGTCACCGTTCCACGCCGGGCCGCTGCCCAAAGGACTGCTCCACCCGCGCCGCATTCGCGACGGGGTCCATCGCGGCGTGATCGACGGTGGCAATCAGAGTGGCATTCCGTACGGGCGCGGCTGGGAGCTCTTCGACAGTCGCTTCTTGGGCAAGCCTCTGGTGTTCTGCGGCACGGTCGGCGCGCTGCCGGTGACCATCGCGGGTCGGCCGGGGCACGAGAAGGGCGCGGAGCCCGGCGACGCCATCGTGATGGTCGGCGGGCGCATCGGCGCCGACGGTATCCATGGCGCGACGTTCTCTTCGGCGGCGCTGGACGAGAGCGCCCCGATCCAGGCGGTGCAGATCGGCGATCCCATCACGCAGAAGCGCATGTTCGACTTCCTGCTCGAAGCGCGCGATCGGGGCCTGTACCGCGCCATCACCGACAACGGCGCGGGCGGCCTCTCGTCGAGCGTGGGCGAAATGGCCGAAAAGCCCGGTGGAGCCCGGCTCGATCTGGAGCAGGCGCCGCTCAAGTACGCCGGGCTCGCGCCCTGGGAGATCCTGCTCAGCGAAGCGCAGGAGCGCATGACTCTGGCCGTGGCGCCGGATCAGGTCGGAGCGCTCCTGGAGCTGGCCGCCCGGCGCGAGGTCGAGGCCACGGTCATCGGAGAGTTCACGGATAGCGGCAATCTCGAGGTTAGATTCCGAGGCGAGACCATCGGTCTCCTCGACATGACCTTCCTGCACGAAGGGGATCCGGATCTCGACCTGACCGCGCGCTGGGTGCCGCCGCGCTTCGCCGAGCCGGACGACCCGCCGCCGGTCGATCTGGGCGCGACCCTCACCGAGCTGATCGGGCGCTTGAACGTGTGCTCGAACGAGGAGAAGGCGCGGCACTACGACCACGAGGTGAAGGGCCTGACGGTGGTGAAGCCCTTCGTGGGCGTCGCCGCCGACGTGCCGGCCGAGGCCAGCGTGTTCCTCGTGCGCCACGGCTCGCTCTCGGGTTACGTGCTCTCCGAGGGCGTGAACCCCTTCTACTCGGACATCGACTGCCACGCGATGGCGCGGGCGGTGGTGGACGAGGCCGTGCGCAAGCAGCTGGCAGCGGGCGCTCGGCTCGACCGCATCGCGCTGCTCGACAACTTCTGCTGGCCCGATCCGGTCGCCTCCGCCGACAACCCCGACGGCGAGTACAAGATGGCGCAGTTGGTGCGGGCCTGTCGGGGTCTGTACGAAGCGGCGGTCGCCTACGGCGCCCCGTTGATCTCGGGCAAGGACTCGATGAAGAACGACTCGCGCATGGGCGGCGTGAAGATCAGCGTGCCGCCCACGCTGCTGGTGTCGGCCATCGGGCGCATCGACGACGTGAACACCGCGCTGACCCTGGAGCCGAAGCTCGCGGGGGATCTCGTCTACCTGCTCGGCACGACCCGCGACGAGACCGGTGGCAGCGAGTACTACCGCTACCGGGGAGAGCGCGCGGGCCAGCACCCGGCGCTCGGACAGCCGGCGCCGTTCGTGGGCATGAAGGTCCCGCTGCTCGATCTCGAGGCGACGCGCCCGCTCTACCGCGCGCTCGAGTCCTCCATCCGCGCTGGCCTGGTGCGTTCGGTGGCCGTGCCCGCCAAGGGGGGCCTGGGCCTGGCCCTCGGGCGCATGGCGATCGCGGCGAAGCTCGGGCTCGACGTCGATCTCGCGGCGGCGCCCGATCTCGACGCCTTGGCTCCGGACGTGGCGCTGTTCAGCGAGTCCGTGGGGCGCCTGGTCGTGACGATCGTGCCGAGCGCGGCCGCGGACTTCGAGGCCCGGATGTCCGGGACGGCGTGTCGCCGCATCGGCGGCGTCTCGGCTGCACCCCGCGTGGTGATCCGGAGAGGCGGGGCGCTGCTCTGCGACGTGGAGGTCGGGGCGCTCGAGGCGGCGTTCAAGCGCACGCTGGGAGGTGCGGCGTGA
- a CDS encoding helix-turn-helix transcriptional regulator has product MASQLHEVAVDPQRWSSVLQAVGGAFDGLACGLRFEDADKQVHQVWWGLPAAFERAYLDHFHQHDPWMPGARSLPLGRCVPSQALVPDEVLKRSEFYRDLLRPHGLREIVGGVVEKSTSGITTFAVMRADGARCFDAIDAAQLDALIPRFRQAIWVERQLAELETAGLQGRPNLTRVGLFVLDSSGRIASANPTAEHLLRAGDALCSRSGELHAVCPISDAELSRGVRGAVPSAEEHPGPARALLAIQRSSGPALVASISPLTEAVSSKRIPGPRPAVLVLVHDPVAPIDLLAVEAALRSLYRLTPAEARVAALVGSGHSPAQTAARLKITPGTTRFQLKQVYARTGVDGQRGLVRLVSFLAGL; this is encoded by the coding sequence ATGGCCTCGCAACTCCACGAGGTCGCAGTGGATCCCCAGCGCTGGAGCTCGGTCCTCCAGGCCGTGGGCGGAGCGTTCGACGGCTTGGCGTGCGGCCTCCGGTTCGAGGACGCAGACAAGCAGGTTCATCAGGTGTGGTGGGGCCTGCCCGCCGCGTTCGAGCGCGCCTACCTGGACCACTTCCACCAGCACGACCCTTGGATGCCCGGCGCTCGGAGCCTCCCGCTCGGGCGCTGCGTTCCCAGCCAGGCGCTCGTTCCCGACGAAGTCCTGAAGCGCTCGGAGTTTTATCGTGACCTGCTCAGACCCCATGGGCTGCGAGAGATCGTCGGTGGGGTGGTCGAGAAGTCGACATCCGGCATCACCACCTTCGCGGTGATGCGTGCCGACGGGGCGCGCTGCTTCGACGCCATCGACGCAGCCCAGCTCGACGCGCTCATCCCGCGTTTTCGCCAGGCGATCTGGGTCGAACGCCAGCTGGCGGAGCTCGAGACCGCAGGGCTCCAAGGAAGACCGAACCTGACTCGCGTCGGTCTGTTCGTGCTGGACTCGTCTGGGCGGATCGCGTCGGCCAATCCCACAGCCGAGCACCTGCTGCGTGCCGGCGATGCGCTCTGCTCCCGTTCTGGTGAGCTCCACGCCGTCTGCCCCATCAGCGACGCGGAGCTGTCGCGCGGCGTTCGTGGGGCGGTTCCAAGTGCCGAGGAGCACCCCGGCCCGGCCCGGGCCCTCCTCGCGATCCAGCGCTCGTCGGGGCCCGCGCTGGTCGCCAGTATCTCGCCGTTGACGGAGGCCGTGTCGTCGAAGCGAATCCCGGGCCCGCGGCCAGCGGTCTTGGTCTTGGTTCACGACCCCGTCGCCCCCATCGACCTGCTCGCCGTGGAGGCGGCGCTCAGGAGCCTGTATCGCCTGACGCCCGCCGAGGCGCGGGTCGCCGCGCTCGTGGGCTCCGGCCACTCGCCGGCCCAGACGGCGGCGCGGCTGAAGATCACACCCGGCACCACGCGCTTCCAGCTGAAGCAGGTCTACGCGCGAACCGGCGTGGACGGCCAGCGCGGACTGGTACGCCTCGTCTCCTTCCTCGCCGGACTCTGA